In Triticum aestivum cultivar Chinese Spring unplaced genomic scaffold, IWGSC CS RefSeq v2.1 scaffold56755, whole genome shotgun sequence, a single genomic region encodes these proteins:
- the LOC123172352 gene encoding rust resistance kinase Lr10-like isoform X1 — MGLPKFLVTLLLICLLTYESYVDAASEEQDFLRSCSSHRCSKHGPEIRFPFRLSSHPPSCGAPGMQLSCSGDDTIFDHHVLGSCRVTEIYYRHRVINVIPLEEPSTQCPLQKLISANLATDMYKQPQSLQVTTLVRCSRDFTPEDQYSIVGPASCLSNNASQFWYIANSYAYMSDLPRECTAVSKGIPIPLTYDKDGPNLDEYTFKEKANNFLNFCETTFTWHLNNITDVCQKCEHKGQHCGFISQRNQAFCQHHGVPVIPVAASSVAAFVVFSLMAATAIYLSLKSKYNEEINMKVEMFLKAYGTSKPTRYTFPEVKKIARRFKDKLGQGGFGSVYKGELPNGVPVAVKMLESSIGEGEEFINEVATIGLIHHTNIVRLLGFCSEGTRRALIYEYMPNESLEKYIFSHISNISQQLLAPNKMLDIALGIARGMEYLHQGCNQRILHFDIKPHNIVLDYNFNPKISDFGLAKLCARDQSIVTLTAARGTMGYIAPELYSRNFGGVSYKSDVYSFGMLLLEMVSGRRNSDPSIENQDEVYLPEWIYEKVISGHEWELTLEMTAKDKEKMRQPTIVALWCIQWNPKNRPSMTKVVNMLTGRLQNLQIPPKPFVSSEIHTVPQNTMNT; from the exons ATGGGCTTGCCTAAATTTCTTGTCACTCTGCTACTGATCTGCCTTCTCACCTATGAATCCTATGTGGATGCAGCATCAGAAGAACAAGATTTCTTAAGGAGTTGTTCATCTCACAGGTGCAGCAAACATGGACCTGAGATCCGGTTCCCGTTCCGGCTTTCGAGCCACCCACCATCCTGTGGTGCCCCAGGCATGCAGTTATCGTGCTCTGGGGATGACACAATCTTTGATCACCATGTTCTTGGCTCCTGCAGAGTGACTGAGATCTATTACAGGCACCGCGTCATCAACGTCATCCCGCTTGAGGAACCATCAACACAATGCCCTCTTCAGAAGCTCATCTCAGCAAACTTAGCAACTGATATGTACAAACAACCTCAATCATTACAAGTTACGACCCTGGTACGTTGTTCAAGAGATTTCACACCAGAGGATCAATATAGTATAGTAGGCCCAGCATCTTGTCTCAGTAACAACGCTAGCCAATTCTGGTATATAGCGAACTCTTATGCATACATGTCTGACCTTCCACGGGAGTGCACGGCTGTTTCTAAAGGCATCCCCATACCCTTGACTTATGATAAAGATGGCCCGAACCTTGATGAGTACACCTTCAAAGAAAAGGCAAATAATTTCCTCAACTTTTGTGAAACAACATTCACTTGGCACCTCAATAACATTACAGATGTCTGCCAAAAGTGTGAACATAAAGGTCAGCACTGTGGATTCATCTCACAAAGGAATCAAGCTTTCTGCCAGCACCATG GTGTGCCTGTCATCCCAGTTGCAG CATCATCAGTAGCTGCATTTGTAGTTTTTTCATTGATGGCGGCCACTGCGATCTATCTCTCCTTGAAGTCAAAGTACAATGAAGAGATAAATATGAAGGTTGAAATGTTTCTGAAGGCATATGGCACATCGAAACCCACAAGGTACACTTTCCCTGAAGTTAAGAAGATAGCAAGGCGGTTCAAGGATAAGCTTGGCCAGGGCGGATTTGGAAGTGTATACAAAGGTGAGCTACCGAATGGAGTTCCTGTGGCAGTCAAGATGCTAGAGAGCTCTATAGGAGAGGGAGAGGAATTCATTAATGAAGTTGCAACCATTGGACTGATCCACCATACAAATATCGTTCGTCTCTTGGGCTTTTGCTCTGAAGGAACAAGAAGGGCTCTGATTTATGAATATATGCCTAACGAATCACTGGAGAAATACATATTCTCGCATATTTCCAATATTTCTCAACAACTCCTAGCACCAAACAAAATGCTAGATATTGCTTTAGGCATCGCCCGAGGAATGGAATACCTGCATCAAGGCTGCAACCAGCGCATTCTCCACTTTGACATCAAACCACACAACATCGTGCTGGACTACAACTTCAACCCGAAGATCTCAGACTTTGGCCTTGCCAAGCTGTGTGCAAGGGACCAAAGCATCGTTACCTTGACTGCAGCAAGAGGCACAATGGGATACATCGCACCAGAGCTATACTCTCGGAACTTCGGAGGGGTGTCATACAAGTCAGATGTGTACAGTTTTGGCATGCTATTGTTGGAAATGGTGAGTGGACGGAGGAACTCAGACCCAAGTATTGAGAACCAGGATGAGGTATACCTCCCAGAGTGGATCTACGAGAAAGTAATCAGTGGGCATGAATGGGAGCTAACTTTGGAAATGACAGCAAAAGACAAAGAAAAGATGAGACAGCCGACCATTGTGGCCCTGTGGTGCATCCAATGGAACCCGAAGAATCGGCCATCAATGACAAAGGTGGTAAACATGTTAACAGGGAGGTTGCAGAACCTGCAGATTCCCCCCAAGCCCTTTGTGTCGTCTGAAATTCATACTGTGCCACAAAACACGATGAACACATGA
- the LOC123172352 gene encoding rust resistance kinase Lr10-like isoform X2, with protein MGLPKFLVTLLLICLLTYESYVDAASEEQDFLRSCSSHRVTEIYYRHRVINVIPLEEPSTQCPLQKLISANLATDMYKQPQSLQVTTLVRCSRDFTPEDQYSIVGPASCLSNNASQFWYIANSYAYMSDLPRECTAVSKGIPIPLTYDKDGPNLDEYTFKEKANNFLNFCETTFTWHLNNITDVCQKCEHKGQHCGFISQRNQAFCQHHGVPVIPVAASSVAAFVVFSLMAATAIYLSLKSKYNEEINMKVEMFLKAYGTSKPTRYTFPEVKKIARRFKDKLGQGGFGSVYKGELPNGVPVAVKMLESSIGEGEEFINEVATIGLIHHTNIVRLLGFCSEGTRRALIYEYMPNESLEKYIFSHISNISQQLLAPNKMLDIALGIARGMEYLHQGCNQRILHFDIKPHNIVLDYNFNPKISDFGLAKLCARDQSIVTLTAARGTMGYIAPELYSRNFGGVSYKSDVYSFGMLLLEMVSGRRNSDPSIENQDEVYLPEWIYEKVISGHEWELTLEMTAKDKEKMRQPTIVALWCIQWNPKNRPSMTKVVNMLTGRLQNLQIPPKPFVSSEIHTVPQNTMNT; from the exons ATGGGCTTGCCTAAATTTCTTGTCACTCTGCTACTGATCTGCCTTCTCACCTATGAATCCTATGTGGATGCAGCATCAGAAGAACAAGATTTCTTAAGGAGTTGTTCATCTCACAG AGTGACTGAGATCTATTACAGGCACCGCGTCATCAACGTCATCCCGCTTGAGGAACCATCAACACAATGCCCTCTTCAGAAGCTCATCTCAGCAAACTTAGCAACTGATATGTACAAACAACCTCAATCATTACAAGTTACGACCCTGGTACGTTGTTCAAGAGATTTCACACCAGAGGATCAATATAGTATAGTAGGCCCAGCATCTTGTCTCAGTAACAACGCTAGCCAATTCTGGTATATAGCGAACTCTTATGCATACATGTCTGACCTTCCACGGGAGTGCACGGCTGTTTCTAAAGGCATCCCCATACCCTTGACTTATGATAAAGATGGCCCGAACCTTGATGAGTACACCTTCAAAGAAAAGGCAAATAATTTCCTCAACTTTTGTGAAACAACATTCACTTGGCACCTCAATAACATTACAGATGTCTGCCAAAAGTGTGAACATAAAGGTCAGCACTGTGGATTCATCTCACAAAGGAATCAAGCTTTCTGCCAGCACCATG GTGTGCCTGTCATCCCAGTTGCAG CATCATCAGTAGCTGCATTTGTAGTTTTTTCATTGATGGCGGCCACTGCGATCTATCTCTCCTTGAAGTCAAAGTACAATGAAGAGATAAATATGAAGGTTGAAATGTTTCTGAAGGCATATGGCACATCGAAACCCACAAGGTACACTTTCCCTGAAGTTAAGAAGATAGCAAGGCGGTTCAAGGATAAGCTTGGCCAGGGCGGATTTGGAAGTGTATACAAAGGTGAGCTACCGAATGGAGTTCCTGTGGCAGTCAAGATGCTAGAGAGCTCTATAGGAGAGGGAGAGGAATTCATTAATGAAGTTGCAACCATTGGACTGATCCACCATACAAATATCGTTCGTCTCTTGGGCTTTTGCTCTGAAGGAACAAGAAGGGCTCTGATTTATGAATATATGCCTAACGAATCACTGGAGAAATACATATTCTCGCATATTTCCAATATTTCTCAACAACTCCTAGCACCAAACAAAATGCTAGATATTGCTTTAGGCATCGCCCGAGGAATGGAATACCTGCATCAAGGCTGCAACCAGCGCATTCTCCACTTTGACATCAAACCACACAACATCGTGCTGGACTACAACTTCAACCCGAAGATCTCAGACTTTGGCCTTGCCAAGCTGTGTGCAAGGGACCAAAGCATCGTTACCTTGACTGCAGCAAGAGGCACAATGGGATACATCGCACCAGAGCTATACTCTCGGAACTTCGGAGGGGTGTCATACAAGTCAGATGTGTACAGTTTTGGCATGCTATTGTTGGAAATGGTGAGTGGACGGAGGAACTCAGACCCAAGTATTGAGAACCAGGATGAGGTATACCTCCCAGAGTGGATCTACGAGAAAGTAATCAGTGGGCATGAATGGGAGCTAACTTTGGAAATGACAGCAAAAGACAAAGAAAAGATGAGACAGCCGACCATTGTGGCCCTGTGGTGCATCCAATGGAACCCGAAGAATCGGCCATCAATGACAAAGGTGGTAAACATGTTAACAGGGAGGTTGCAGAACCTGCAGATTCCCCCCAAGCCCTTTGTGTCGTCTGAAATTCATACTGTGCCACAAAACACGATGAACACATGA
- the LOC123172352 gene encoding rust resistance kinase Lr10-like isoform X3: MQLSCSGDDTIFDHHVLGSCRVTEIYYRHRVINVIPLEEPSTQCPLQKLISANLATDMYKQPQSLQVTTLVRCSRDFTPEDQYSIVGPASCLSNNASQFWYIANSYAYMSDLPRECTAVSKGIPIPLTYDKDGPNLDEYTFKEKANNFLNFCETTFTWHLNNITDVCQKCEHKGQHCGFISQRNQAFCQHHGVPVIPVAASSVAAFVVFSLMAATAIYLSLKSKYNEEINMKVEMFLKAYGTSKPTRYTFPEVKKIARRFKDKLGQGGFGSVYKGELPNGVPVAVKMLESSIGEGEEFINEVATIGLIHHTNIVRLLGFCSEGTRRALIYEYMPNESLEKYIFSHISNISQQLLAPNKMLDIALGIARGMEYLHQGCNQRILHFDIKPHNIVLDYNFNPKISDFGLAKLCARDQSIVTLTAARGTMGYIAPELYSRNFGGVSYKSDVYSFGMLLLEMVSGRRNSDPSIENQDEVYLPEWIYEKVISGHEWELTLEMTAKDKEKMRQPTIVALWCIQWNPKNRPSMTKVVNMLTGRLQNLQIPPKPFVSSEIHTVPQNTMNT; the protein is encoded by the exons ATGCAGTTATCGTGCTCTGGGGATGACACAATCTTTGATCACCATGTTCTTGGCTCCTGCAGAGTGACTGAGATCTATTACAGGCACCGCGTCATCAACGTCATCCCGCTTGAGGAACCATCAACACAATGCCCTCTTCAGAAGCTCATCTCAGCAAACTTAGCAACTGATATGTACAAACAACCTCAATCATTACAAGTTACGACCCTGGTACGTTGTTCAAGAGATTTCACACCAGAGGATCAATATAGTATAGTAGGCCCAGCATCTTGTCTCAGTAACAACGCTAGCCAATTCTGGTATATAGCGAACTCTTATGCATACATGTCTGACCTTCCACGGGAGTGCACGGCTGTTTCTAAAGGCATCCCCATACCCTTGACTTATGATAAAGATGGCCCGAACCTTGATGAGTACACCTTCAAAGAAAAGGCAAATAATTTCCTCAACTTTTGTGAAACAACATTCACTTGGCACCTCAATAACATTACAGATGTCTGCCAAAAGTGTGAACATAAAGGTCAGCACTGTGGATTCATCTCACAAAGGAATCAAGCTTTCTGCCAGCACCATG GTGTGCCTGTCATCCCAGTTGCAG CATCATCAGTAGCTGCATTTGTAGTTTTTTCATTGATGGCGGCCACTGCGATCTATCTCTCCTTGAAGTCAAAGTACAATGAAGAGATAAATATGAAGGTTGAAATGTTTCTGAAGGCATATGGCACATCGAAACCCACAAGGTACACTTTCCCTGAAGTTAAGAAGATAGCAAGGCGGTTCAAGGATAAGCTTGGCCAGGGCGGATTTGGAAGTGTATACAAAGGTGAGCTACCGAATGGAGTTCCTGTGGCAGTCAAGATGCTAGAGAGCTCTATAGGAGAGGGAGAGGAATTCATTAATGAAGTTGCAACCATTGGACTGATCCACCATACAAATATCGTTCGTCTCTTGGGCTTTTGCTCTGAAGGAACAAGAAGGGCTCTGATTTATGAATATATGCCTAACGAATCACTGGAGAAATACATATTCTCGCATATTTCCAATATTTCTCAACAACTCCTAGCACCAAACAAAATGCTAGATATTGCTTTAGGCATCGCCCGAGGAATGGAATACCTGCATCAAGGCTGCAACCAGCGCATTCTCCACTTTGACATCAAACCACACAACATCGTGCTGGACTACAACTTCAACCCGAAGATCTCAGACTTTGGCCTTGCCAAGCTGTGTGCAAGGGACCAAAGCATCGTTACCTTGACTGCAGCAAGAGGCACAATGGGATACATCGCACCAGAGCTATACTCTCGGAACTTCGGAGGGGTGTCATACAAGTCAGATGTGTACAGTTTTGGCATGCTATTGTTGGAAATGGTGAGTGGACGGAGGAACTCAGACCCAAGTATTGAGAACCAGGATGAGGTATACCTCCCAGAGTGGATCTACGAGAAAGTAATCAGTGGGCATGAATGGGAGCTAACTTTGGAAATGACAGCAAAAGACAAAGAAAAGATGAGACAGCCGACCATTGTGGCCCTGTGGTGCATCCAATGGAACCCGAAGAATCGGCCATCAATGACAAAGGTGGTAAACATGTTAACAGGGAGGTTGCAGAACCTGCAGATTCCCCCCAAGCCCTTTGTGTCGTCTGAAATTCATACTGTGCCACAAAACACGATGAACACATGA
- the LOC123172352 gene encoding rust resistance kinase Lr10-like isoform X4, producing the protein MYKQPQSLQVTTLVRCSRDFTPEDQYSIVGPASCLSNNASQFWYIANSYAYMSDLPRECTAVSKGIPIPLTYDKDGPNLDEYTFKEKANNFLNFCETTFTWHLNNITDVCQKCEHKGQHCGFISQRNQAFCQHHGVPVIPVAASSVAAFVVFSLMAATAIYLSLKSKYNEEINMKVEMFLKAYGTSKPTRYTFPEVKKIARRFKDKLGQGGFGSVYKGELPNGVPVAVKMLESSIGEGEEFINEVATIGLIHHTNIVRLLGFCSEGTRRALIYEYMPNESLEKYIFSHISNISQQLLAPNKMLDIALGIARGMEYLHQGCNQRILHFDIKPHNIVLDYNFNPKISDFGLAKLCARDQSIVTLTAARGTMGYIAPELYSRNFGGVSYKSDVYSFGMLLLEMVSGRRNSDPSIENQDEVYLPEWIYEKVISGHEWELTLEMTAKDKEKMRQPTIVALWCIQWNPKNRPSMTKVVNMLTGRLQNLQIPPKPFVSSEIHTVPQNTMNT; encoded by the exons ATGTACAAACAACCTCAATCATTACAAGTTACGACCCTGGTACGTTGTTCAAGAGATTTCACACCAGAGGATCAATATAGTATAGTAGGCCCAGCATCTTGTCTCAGTAACAACGCTAGCCAATTCTGGTATATAGCGAACTCTTATGCATACATGTCTGACCTTCCACGGGAGTGCACGGCTGTTTCTAAAGGCATCCCCATACCCTTGACTTATGATAAAGATGGCCCGAACCTTGATGAGTACACCTTCAAAGAAAAGGCAAATAATTTCCTCAACTTTTGTGAAACAACATTCACTTGGCACCTCAATAACATTACAGATGTCTGCCAAAAGTGTGAACATAAAGGTCAGCACTGTGGATTCATCTCACAAAGGAATCAAGCTTTCTGCCAGCACCATG GTGTGCCTGTCATCCCAGTTGCAG CATCATCAGTAGCTGCATTTGTAGTTTTTTCATTGATGGCGGCCACTGCGATCTATCTCTCCTTGAAGTCAAAGTACAATGAAGAGATAAATATGAAGGTTGAAATGTTTCTGAAGGCATATGGCACATCGAAACCCACAAGGTACACTTTCCCTGAAGTTAAGAAGATAGCAAGGCGGTTCAAGGATAAGCTTGGCCAGGGCGGATTTGGAAGTGTATACAAAGGTGAGCTACCGAATGGAGTTCCTGTGGCAGTCAAGATGCTAGAGAGCTCTATAGGAGAGGGAGAGGAATTCATTAATGAAGTTGCAACCATTGGACTGATCCACCATACAAATATCGTTCGTCTCTTGGGCTTTTGCTCTGAAGGAACAAGAAGGGCTCTGATTTATGAATATATGCCTAACGAATCACTGGAGAAATACATATTCTCGCATATTTCCAATATTTCTCAACAACTCCTAGCACCAAACAAAATGCTAGATATTGCTTTAGGCATCGCCCGAGGAATGGAATACCTGCATCAAGGCTGCAACCAGCGCATTCTCCACTTTGACATCAAACCACACAACATCGTGCTGGACTACAACTTCAACCCGAAGATCTCAGACTTTGGCCTTGCCAAGCTGTGTGCAAGGGACCAAAGCATCGTTACCTTGACTGCAGCAAGAGGCACAATGGGATACATCGCACCAGAGCTATACTCTCGGAACTTCGGAGGGGTGTCATACAAGTCAGATGTGTACAGTTTTGGCATGCTATTGTTGGAAATGGTGAGTGGACGGAGGAACTCAGACCCAAGTATTGAGAACCAGGATGAGGTATACCTCCCAGAGTGGATCTACGAGAAAGTAATCAGTGGGCATGAATGGGAGCTAACTTTGGAAATGACAGCAAAAGACAAAGAAAAGATGAGACAGCCGACCATTGTGGCCCTGTGGTGCATCCAATGGAACCCGAAGAATCGGCCATCAATGACAAAGGTGGTAAACATGTTAACAGGGAGGTTGCAGAACCTGCAGATTCCCCCCAAGCCCTTTGTGTCGTCTGAAATTCATACTGTGCCACAAAACACGATGAACACATGA